A single genomic interval of Nonomuraea rubra harbors:
- a CDS encoding NUDIX hydrolase, which yields MSDDRWEPPAILLAVDLVILTLRDSRLHVLLVERGIEPYKGAQALPGGFLQHSQESLLVAAHRELAEETDLSVGTLRLEQLGVYDDPGRDPRGRVVSVAFLAIAPRLPEPTAGTDAADATWQPTDRVLSGELDLAFDHRCIVTDGVERARAKLEHSALATAFCGPTFTITDLQDVYEAVWGMPLDPRNFYRKIKKTDGFILPAGSARKAATGRPARLFRAGPREVLYPPMIRPAENSPNGKEPAQ from the coding sequence ATGAGCGACGATCGATGGGAGCCGCCCGCCATCTTGCTCGCCGTTGACCTGGTGATCCTCACCCTGCGCGATTCCCGCCTCCACGTGCTGCTCGTCGAGCGCGGCATCGAGCCGTACAAGGGCGCCCAGGCGCTGCCGGGCGGCTTCCTGCAACACTCACAAGAAAGTCTCCTCGTCGCGGCTCATCGAGAACTGGCGGAGGAGACCGACCTGAGCGTCGGGACGCTCCGGCTGGAACAGCTCGGTGTCTACGACGACCCAGGGCGGGACCCTCGCGGCCGGGTGGTGAGCGTCGCCTTCCTGGCCATCGCCCCGAGGCTGCCCGAGCCGACCGCCGGCACCGATGCCGCCGACGCCACTTGGCAGCCCACCGACCGGGTGCTCTCCGGTGAGCTGGACCTCGCGTTCGATCACCGGTGCATCGTCACCGACGGCGTCGAGCGTGCCCGCGCCAAGCTCGAACACTCCGCACTCGCCACGGCCTTCTGCGGGCCGACGTTCACGATCACCGATCTTCAGGACGTGTACGAGGCGGTGTGGGGGATGCCGCTCGATCCCCGGAACTTCTACCGGAAGATCAAGAAAACCGATGGCTTCATCCTCCCTGCCGGTTCGGCGCGCAAGGCCGCGACCGGGCGACCGGCCCGGCTGTTCCGGGCAGGCCCGCGCGAAGTCCTGTACCCCCCGATGATCCGCCCCGCCGAAAACTCGCCGAACGGAAAGGAGCCGGCGCAGTGA
- a CDS encoding 5'-methylthioadenosine/S-adenosylhomocysteine nucleosidase: MSPVVILTALDLEYQAVREKLAGLRLHRHSQGTLFEVGRLVDGRCQVVLAHVGKGNLSAAVLAERAIAEFRPAALLFVGVAGALHAHIALGDVVVATHVYAFHGGTSQDDGFKSRPRVWETSHVADQIAQHLHRTGAWAGDLDPRPQVHFGPIAAGEVVLNSRLSEHAHWIREHYNDARAIEMEGAGVAQAGHLNRALPVVVIRGISDRADGTKEATDREQWQPRAVASAATFAAALAEELSAEGSTTRSSAMPETNRNIAKGNAHVGVQAGIVHGGVRITPETSRPEDLPEALVGFRSRLWQAWADGHLDEATYKAAEAELSAADQALEGEMPDRRNALTLALKKLRGLVGDVAALAAELTAIIALAQSLS; the protein is encoded by the coding sequence GTGAGCCCTGTTGTGATCCTCACCGCACTCGACCTGGAATACCAGGCGGTCCGCGAAAAGCTGGCCGGCCTGCGGCTGCACCGGCACTCCCAAGGCACCCTCTTCGAGGTGGGCCGGCTGGTGGATGGTCGGTGCCAGGTGGTCCTGGCGCACGTCGGCAAGGGCAATCTTTCCGCGGCGGTGCTGGCGGAACGCGCCATTGCCGAGTTCCGGCCGGCCGCGCTGCTCTTCGTGGGAGTGGCCGGCGCGCTGCACGCGCACATCGCGCTCGGCGACGTCGTGGTGGCCACGCACGTGTACGCGTTCCACGGCGGGACCAGCCAGGACGACGGTTTCAAGAGCCGTCCCCGAGTCTGGGAGACCTCGCACGTCGCCGACCAGATCGCCCAGCACCTGCACCGCACCGGCGCCTGGGCCGGGGACCTCGACCCTCGGCCGCAGGTGCATTTCGGGCCGATCGCCGCGGGGGAGGTGGTGCTGAACTCCCGGCTCTCCGAGCACGCCCACTGGATTCGCGAGCACTACAACGACGCACGTGCGATCGAGATGGAAGGCGCCGGAGTGGCACAGGCCGGCCACCTGAACCGGGCGCTGCCTGTGGTCGTCATCCGCGGTATCAGTGACCGGGCCGACGGCACCAAGGAAGCCACGGACCGCGAGCAGTGGCAGCCGCGCGCCGTGGCCAGCGCGGCCACGTTCGCCGCGGCTCTGGCCGAGGAGCTGTCCGCCGAAGGATCCACGACAAGGAGCTCTGCCATGCCCGAGACGAACAGGAACATCGCCAAGGGGAACGCGCACGTGGGAGTGCAGGCCGGCATCGTGCACGGCGGCGTCCGGATCACTCCTGAGACGTCCCGGCCGGAGGACCTGCCGGAGGCGCTGGTGGGGTTCCGCTCCCGGCTGTGGCAGGCATGGGCGGACGGGCACCTGGACGAGGCGACGTACAAGGCGGCGGAGGCGGAGCTCAGCGCGGCCGACCAGGCTCTGGAAGGCGAGATGCCGGATAGGAGGAACGCGCTGACGCTGGCGCTGAAGAAGCTGCGCGGGCTTGTCGGTGATGTGGCCGCGCTGGCGGCAGAGCTCACCGCCATCATCGCCCTAGCCCAATCCCTGTCATGA
- a CDS encoding KAP family P-loop NTPase fold protein encodes MPDIAMLSDAPVSWRRDLLQFRRYVDPLMSIITSQDTQTPFTIGVYGDWGSGKTTLLEMVDQRLAERHAEEFVRVHFNPWVHRREPEMLLPLLNALHNTVSADPKHRFTEMVKKLGVITMNLAADELLKKLNLGAVSVEKIGKLAQQYAEMRGQIDSQTGRLREALQEQADHLAKENRKIVFFVDDLDRCGPDQIIDLLESIKLFLDLRNVFVVIALSKDVVDRGVSVRYEAFKFPATVHIGDDYLDKMIQLPVHLYPLGPAEVGRFIRESGPGKLAQQHVAILEQTVTPNPRKIKRVLNLLRLTEAIIDATPRLADLHTDLIARLVVLRVQSPDLYAEVARLPTLLHAIELVHQHKLKYPPDWHDRFGEQADRLRELSDVYTTKYDFLALLFAKSAFAASADELSVYLTMIGG; translated from the coding sequence ATGCCGGATATCGCGATGCTCTCTGACGCGCCGGTGAGCTGGCGCCGGGATCTGCTCCAGTTCCGCCGATACGTCGATCCGCTGATGTCGATCATCACCAGCCAGGACACGCAGACCCCGTTCACCATCGGCGTGTACGGCGACTGGGGCAGCGGGAAGACGACGCTGCTGGAGATGGTCGACCAGCGATTGGCCGAGCGGCACGCCGAGGAGTTCGTCCGCGTGCACTTCAACCCCTGGGTGCACCGCCGCGAGCCCGAGATGCTGCTCCCCCTGCTGAACGCCCTGCACAACACGGTCTCCGCCGATCCCAAGCACCGCTTCACCGAGATGGTGAAGAAGCTCGGCGTCATCACCATGAACCTGGCCGCCGACGAACTGCTGAAAAAGCTCAACCTGGGCGCCGTCAGCGTCGAGAAGATCGGCAAGCTGGCCCAGCAGTATGCCGAGATGCGCGGCCAGATCGACAGCCAGACCGGCCGCCTGCGCGAGGCCCTGCAGGAGCAGGCCGACCACCTGGCCAAGGAGAACCGGAAGATCGTTTTCTTCGTGGACGACCTCGACAGATGTGGCCCCGACCAGATCATCGATCTGCTTGAGTCCATCAAGCTCTTCCTGGACCTGCGGAACGTCTTCGTCGTGATCGCTCTGTCCAAGGACGTGGTCGATCGCGGAGTGTCAGTGCGATACGAGGCGTTCAAGTTCCCCGCCACGGTTCACATCGGCGACGACTATCTGGACAAGATGATCCAGTTGCCGGTGCACCTTTACCCGCTGGGCCCCGCCGAGGTGGGCCGCTTCATCCGCGAGTCCGGCCCCGGCAAGCTCGCCCAGCAGCACGTCGCGATCCTGGAGCAGACGGTCACGCCCAACCCCCGCAAGATCAAGCGCGTACTGAACCTGCTCCGCCTCACCGAGGCGATCATCGACGCCACTCCCCGCCTGGCCGACCTGCACACCGACCTGATCGCCCGCCTCGTCGTGCTCCGCGTACAGAGCCCGGACCTGTACGCGGAGGTGGCCCGCCTGCCCACGCTCCTGCACGCGATCGAACTGGTCCACCAGCACAAACTGAAATACCCACCGGACTGGCACGATCGATTCGGTGAACAGGCGGACCGTCTGCGGGAGCTGAGCGACGTCTACACCACGAAGTACGACTTCCTCGCCCTGCTCTTCGCGAAGTCCGCCTTCGCCGCGTCCGCCGATGAGTTGTCCGTGTACCTGACGATGATCGGCGGCTGA